The genomic window TTTGAAAGGCATGTTAATCATTAGGTTCTAttcgtattttttatatatggaaTATTACTGATAAAAATGTATGCGATCATTTTTGTTTACTGTTGTAGCATCCTGTAGGTCGGGTTCGACCATCGgattgggtatggggtgttacatgtggcaCTTGGTGTTGCGACAAAGCTCGATGACAGTGGCACTGGGTTCTTTCACTTCAACCATTGGTTTGGAGTCGTGACCTCGAGGGCTTGTAGTTCAGACTTTAAGGCTTGATGTCGTGGCACCACACATTTAGTGTCGCAACTTTAGTGGCAAATTACTCCAAGTTGATTTTTCGTTGAAGTTTGCTCCTTTAAGGTGATACGGAGTCAATTTTTCAACACACATGCACCTGTGTCATGACCCTTACAACAATTAAGGTTCTTATTGATGTTTGGCCTTAGTCATCTCCCTACACAAGATCAAATCAATCATTAGACTCCCAATGATATAGTTTttccaatttgggtctcaaaagaagaaaaatgtaaGAAAAACTATTATTAACACTAAAAGATAAGAATCaataaaaagcattaaaaatacTCGTAAACTACTTGAGAACAAgctcattaaatattttagagagcctaatttgacatatgaAATTACGATAGTTCATAAGACTTATGCTAAGTTATAATCTTTTTATAATAcgcaaattaagtaaaaataatataaaatttataatatataacctttataaaaaattataaagtgtcaaataacttttataactcttccttataaataatatgattttttaccataattttagaaaaaaagttattttttataaataaattatgataaataaCTTTAACGATTTTTtaatgaataagtatattatttttgtaatctaTATTATGAACACATAATTAAGTTATGCCCATACTTCTTGgccataattttttataaatgaatattttataataCTTTTTTAGACTAAGAATATATTATAatacttttataacatgtaaattaattttataataaacatttttacctttaaaattttttaagatttaaataatataatatttattataaatttataaaatacaaatagattatttttataatatattttttaggatATATAATACaagaaattttttttcataaccaTCCCAAACACTTAAAAcatattcatgcttataatatgtttttataacttaaacttgtataaaatatattttttaaaattaaatttgggtGTACTACAATTCTCACCTTCCGCTTAGAATTAGAAAGTATAATTGGAGTGCTCGAGTAACACTCAATTCAATGGGACTCACCAATTACAATGGTTTCTCAAACATGCTACCATTGTGTAATTACAAGCAATTACACCCAAATCCAGTTATTACGTGGCTTTCCAAACACTAATTGAATGTTAACTCTGTTGAAATTTGGTCTTATTTAATTCTTTGAGACTAATGCTCAGTTTGATAAAGTATTGAAAAAATTCAATCaactgaaaattaatattttagtacctaatttttttaaaacatgtttaataACCCACAATGAAAACTACTAGACCAAAACTTCTCAACAAAAGTGTAGAAAATAATAAGTAGATTAACAGAGAATAAATtcaatgatttattttatttcttttagcattatattatattatatcaaacaatctaattatatttgatatttaattttaataaaataccaaatatattttataacttaatttcaacacttaatttttcaatacttatctttttttaaaacttaaaattttaatttatcaagcATAActcaaattaaatcatttatggtttgattttttttgaaataacatTTATGGTTTGATTTTATCAAGGGACGTGTGAAATACATTACCCCACAAATAAATGTGGAATAAAATAATCATTACTTGTATGTATTTTCACGACAAAAACAAAAACCTCCTGCGGGAGCTCTCAGCTTTTTAAATTCCCACATTGTATTCATTTTATCCTCGTTTCTCTCCTTTTTTATCATCCCTTGGCATTTCAGTCCACacgtttttcttttgtttctcatTTGTCAGCCATGGAAGAACTAATCATCTctccatcttcatcttcatcactAGTTTCATTTTCCCAGGAAACTCCACCTTCAACCCTACAGCAAAGGCTTCAATTCATGGTCCAAAACCATCAAGAATGGTGGACATATGCCATATTTTGGCAGACATCAAACGACGACCACGGTCGTTTGTTCTTGGCTTGGGAAGATGGACATTTTCAAGGAACCAAAGACACATCTCCCAAATCAACacccaacaacaacaacaacaacgacATGTACAGCATTCAAGGCTTACATAACGAGCGAAGGAATGTTTTGAAAGGACTTCAAGCACTCATCGGAGACAACCATGATATAAATGGTTCGTTGGTCGACGGCACTGATATTACTGATGCTGAATGGTTCTATGTGATGTCATTGACTCGATCTTTCTCTCTCGGTGATGGGGTTTTAGGCAAGGTTCTTAGTACTGGCTCTTTGGTTTGGTTAACTGGTGCTCATGAGTTGCAGTTTAATGGTTGTGAAAGAGCTCGAGAAGCTCAATTGCATGGTATCAGAACACTGGTTTGTATACTAACAAATCGTGGTGTTCTTGAACTTGGATCTTCGGATATGATTAAGGAAAACTGCGAATTTGTTCAACAAGTGAAATCCTTGTTCGGTTTCGATCCAAACCTAACCTCGGGTTCAACCCAGTTCCTTGAAAGGACTATCTCCTTTCCAGATATCGGCTTACTAGCCGGcattgaagaagaaaatggcGGCCCTGATAATAAAACCATAGGAGATTTAAAGCCAGGGCAGCAATCTTCTTATGTGGACTCAGAGAATTCAGATTTCGATTGTCCATTACTTGCCGTGAATAACACCGAGAATATCAGAACCCCAAAGAAACGTGGAAGGAAACCTTGTCTCCGACGAGATACACCAGTGAACCACGTGGAAGCCGAGAGGCAACGCCGTGAGAAGCTAAACCATAGGTTCTACGCTCTCCGAGCTGCAGTCCCTAACGTGTCGCGCATGGACAAAGCGTCGCTGTTATCCGATGCCGTCACGTACATCACCGAGCTAAAGTCAAAAATCAAAGACTTGGAATCACAGCTTCGGAAAGTGTGTAAcgagaaagtgaaagtgaaaacTATTGACGCCATGGATAACCAAAGCACAACCACGTCCGAGGAACAAGCAGCAGCCAGGCCTAGCAATTCATCATCGGCTGCAACTGCTAGGTTTAGTGACCTGCAACTCGATGTCAAGGTTATGGGAAACGATGATGCGATCATCAGGGTTCAATCAGACAATGTGAACTATCCTAGTGCTACGTTAATGTCAGCACTTCGTGACTTAGAGTTTCAAGTCCACCATGCAAGCATGTCGTGTGTTAATGAGCTTATGCTCCAAGACATTGTTGCAAAGATCCCTTATGGATTGACAAGTGAAGAAGCTATTAAATCTGCTCTTCTCTGGAGGCTACATCAGTGATATTATTATTTAGTGTGTAATatctgttttaattttttttatttgttttaatttctgcTTCAAGTGATTTCCCATTGAGCTTTAATTTCAAGTAATTAAGTGAGCAACCTTTTTTTTTCCCGGTTTAGTTTTCTTGTTGCTGTTCCCAAGGTCCATGAAATGTTTGATCTCGAAAGAGTACGGAAAGAATAGTGATTTTTTAGGCTACTAGCCACTCACGTAAAATTTTTTTTCACTAAAAgttaaaactatttatttatttttatcatgcaagagttttgattatttttatttttatattcggTGATCAAAAGAGATAAAGTTAAATAGTTGTGTTATCATTTAATATCGTTTCATAGTTGGgcgacaaaaaaaattataattgggTGACTTCTATTGtagtttgttcatttttttaatataattatattttgaaaaaaaagaataaagtagTATTTTCTAAAAGTAAATGGTTAGTTTTAGCACAAttatttataggttaaaatatgtcataggtccatgtactcttcacaaatttggaaTGTGTATTTTTTAAGGAATTTAGTTCCTCgactttaaatttcaaaatttaaatccaattgttaacattattactttttttgttaaatttaatagtgagacattttgaaataaaaaaaatacttacttggtagcaatgtaatttaaaaaatggcGTTGTAACGAAccataatttaacaaaataatgttAACAgttaacaattgaacttgaaTATTAATATCTGAAAACTAGAGAGACTAAAGTTCAAGTaataaaagtacaatgactaaatttaaaatttacaaagagtacattgatttattacatattttaatctcatttatAAGGGAATATTTAATGTTGTTAGTGAACAATGAATTGCACATTATCattgaataaaacaaaaaaatagtggaggacttataaataaatattacttttatagaatattattttttatacaatattgggGTGGGAAATGGGAGTAACACAGTTTGAACCAACGTCAAATGGGTGTCTGACAAGAGTTTTAACTACCTCTCTATGCAAGTCAAGACAAATTGTTGAGGTAAGTCTTTGAAGTGGTTGTCTATGTGCCAATGGAAGTTCCCACTTTGGTCATCACTACGACAAACATCTTACTTGCCATATTTGAAAGttgacaaattttaaaacaaaacctTTGGGCCATAATCAATGTTGATTTTTTGGAAGTATTTAAGACCATAAATAAAGGTCAATCCATTTGGAAACAACACATCTTAAGGATTGGATCGAATCTTACATATAAAATCTCTTACTTTGTGGAGATTGGATCGGGAGCTTTGAAGATATATCTCTAAACAGTTCACTTTACATTGGTCTTTATTAgtatattataactattttagcTATTGTTTAGTAGGGATT from Gossypium hirsutum isolate 1008001.06 chromosome D12, Gossypium_hirsutum_v2.1, whole genome shotgun sequence includes these protein-coding regions:
- the LOC107945892 gene encoding transcription factor MYC2, which translates into the protein MEELIISPSSSSSLVSFSQETPPSTLQQRLQFMVQNHQEWWTYAIFWQTSNDDHGRLFLAWEDGHFQGTKDTSPKSTPNNNNNNDMYSIQGLHNERRNVLKGLQALIGDNHDINGSLVDGTDITDAEWFYVMSLTRSFSLGDGVLGKVLSTGSLVWLTGAHELQFNGCERAREAQLHGIRTLVCILTNRGVLELGSSDMIKENCEFVQQVKSLFGFDPNLTSGSTQFLERTISFPDIGLLAGIEEENGGPDNKTIGDLKPGQQSSYVDSENSDFDCPLLAVNNTENIRTPKKRGRKPCLRRDTPVNHVEAERQRREKLNHRFYALRAAVPNVSRMDKASLLSDAVTYITELKSKIKDLESQLRKVCNEKVKVKTIDAMDNQSTTTSEEQAAARPSNSSSAATARFSDLQLDVKVMGNDDAIIRVQSDNVNYPSATLMSALRDLEFQVHHASMSCVNELMLQDIVAKIPYGLTSEEAIKSALLWRLHQ